A portion of the Paenibacillus hamazuiensis genome contains these proteins:
- a CDS encoding ABC transporter ATP-binding protein has protein sequence MIEVNHIRKTFYTAAPAAGRFHSLRALFSRSKMEKAAVDDISFRVEKGDFVGYIGPNGAGKSTTIKILTGILHPTSGEVKIGGYSPQKHRRHVVRQLGVVFGQRSQLWWDLPVRDSYDILAAMYNIGDADKRRRLADISDLLALDEFIDTPVRKLSLGQRMRADLAASMLHDPDILFLDEPTIGLDVVAKRSIRSLLKVLNRELGKTILLTTHDMDDIEELCERVIVINHGRIGYDGSIPDLRQRIGLPTVMKVTFRRPIEPPGTPPESFRIVSVSGTELTALCNRQEIQAMEVLRQLDLWGDIEDVHMEEPDFEDVIHKIY, from the coding sequence TTGATCGAAGTAAACCATATTCGTAAAACGTTTTATACGGCGGCCCCTGCGGCAGGCCGATTCCACAGCTTAAGAGCGCTGTTTTCGCGGAGCAAAATGGAGAAGGCGGCGGTCGACGACATCAGCTTCCGGGTGGAAAAGGGCGATTTTGTCGGCTATATCGGACCGAACGGCGCAGGCAAATCGACGACGATCAAAATATTGACCGGCATCCTCCACCCGACCTCCGGCGAAGTTAAAATAGGCGGCTACAGCCCGCAAAAACACCGCAGGCACGTCGTCCGCCAGCTCGGCGTCGTGTTCGGACAGCGCAGCCAGCTGTGGTGGGACCTGCCGGTGCGCGATTCGTACGACATCCTCGCAGCGATGTACAACATCGGCGATGCCGACAAACGGCGAAGACTCGCGGATATAAGCGACCTGCTCGCCTTGGACGAATTCATCGATACGCCGGTGCGCAAGCTGTCGCTCGGTCAGCGGATGCGGGCCGATCTGGCCGCTTCGATGCTGCACGATCCGGATATTTTGTTCCTCGACGAACCGACCATCGGCCTTGACGTCGTCGCCAAACGGAGCATCCGCAGTCTGCTCAAAGTACTGAACCGCGAACTCGGCAAAACGATTCTGCTCACCACGCATGACATGGACGATATCGAGGAGCTGTGCGAGCGAGTCATCGTCATCAACCACGGCAGAATCGGGTATGACGGATCGATCCCCGACCTGCGGCAGCGCATCGGCTTGCCGACGGTCATGAAGGTGACCTTCCGCCGCCCCATTGAGCCTCCCGGGACACCGCCCGAATCGTTCCGCATCGTCAGCGTAAGCGGAACCGAGCTCACCGCCCTGTGCAACCGCCAGGAAATCCAGGCGATGGAGGTGCTGCGCCAACTTGACCTTTGGGGCGACATTGAAGACGTCCATATGGAAGAGCCCGATTTTGAAGATGTAATCCATAAGATTTATTAA
- a CDS encoding DUF92 domain-containing protein, producing MEGSSVDWLIGFGCSLAIAGLAYWKKSLSASGAIAAAGVGTVMYALGSLAWFGTLIAFFISSTFWSKWKKKRKASAESGYAKTGRRDAGQVFANGALGAVLCAAYAALPHPFLWGAFIGVMAAVNADTWATEIGGLSRAQPRSIVSGRKVPAGTSGGVTPLGLAASAAGGLFIGAAAWALMRLGASEETPGSLAALLLLGLAGGLAGSLADSLIGATGQVMYRCSSCGKEIEKKSHCGQPAVRIRGLSLCTNDTVNVIGSLVGGAAGLLLTGLL from the coding sequence ATGGAGGGATCATCGGTGGATTGGCTGATAGGATTCGGCTGCAGTTTGGCGATTGCGGGACTCGCCTATTGGAAAAAATCGCTGTCCGCTTCCGGCGCAATCGCTGCGGCCGGCGTCGGCACCGTCATGTACGCTTTGGGCAGCCTCGCCTGGTTCGGAACGCTGATTGCGTTTTTCATATCGTCGACCTTCTGGTCCAAGTGGAAAAAGAAACGGAAGGCGTCCGCGGAAAGCGGGTATGCGAAAACAGGGCGGCGCGATGCGGGCCAGGTATTTGCCAACGGCGCGCTCGGTGCCGTGCTTTGCGCGGCTTACGCAGCCTTGCCGCACCCTTTCTTATGGGGGGCGTTCATCGGCGTGATGGCTGCGGTCAACGCGGATACGTGGGCCACAGAGATAGGCGGCTTAAGCCGTGCGCAGCCCCGCTCGATCGTGAGCGGCCGCAAGGTGCCGGCAGGCACCTCCGGCGGGGTGACGCCGCTCGGCCTAGCCGCCTCCGCGGCCGGTGGGCTATTTATCGGCGCCGCAGCTTGGGCGCTGATGAGGCTCGGCGCTTCGGAGGAAACGCCAGGTTCGCTGGCGGCTTTACTGCTGCTCGGCCTCGCCGGCGGTCTCGCCGGGTCGCTAGCCGATTCGCTGATCGGCGCCACGGGGCAGGTCATGTACCGCTGCAGCTCCTGCGGCAAGGAAATCGAAAAAAAATCGCACTGCGGCCAGCCCGCTGTGCGCATTCGCGGTTTATCTTTATGCACGAACGATACGGTGAACGTCATCGGCTCACTGGTCGGCGGTGCTGCCGGCTTGCTGCTGACAGGGCTGCTGTAG
- a CDS encoding fumarylacetoacetate hydrolase family protein, which yields MTTIRNIYCVGRNFGLHAAELGNEVPDKPMIFMKPTHALVPMNGQPIELPAGRGEVHYETEFVIRIGRDYRPGMQVDELVDAMALGIDFTLRDVQSELKKKGHPWLLAKGFLGSAPITEFRPFPGEDEVLQTEFVLRKNGAEAQRGNLNDLIFNLQVIIDYIAANFGLGAGDIIFTGTPAGVAAVKHGDRLELLWGSEKFGEFTVKMEG from the coding sequence ATGACGACAATTCGCAACATTTACTGCGTAGGACGCAATTTCGGTTTGCATGCAGCCGAGCTGGGCAATGAGGTGCCGGACAAGCCGATGATTTTCATGAAGCCGACACATGCGCTCGTCCCGATGAACGGACAGCCGATCGAGCTGCCGGCGGGCAGGGGAGAGGTGCATTACGAGACGGAGTTCGTCATTCGTATCGGGAGGGACTACCGCCCCGGCATGCAGGTGGACGAACTGGTGGACGCGATGGCGCTCGGCATCGATTTTACGCTTCGCGATGTCCAGTCCGAGCTGAAAAAGAAGGGGCACCCCTGGCTTTTGGCCAAAGGGTTTCTGGGATCGGCGCCGATCACGGAGTTCAGGCCGTTTCCCGGCGAAGACGAGGTGCTGCAAACGGAGTTTGTGCTGCGTAAAAACGGAGCGGAGGCGCAGCGCGGCAATTTGAACGATCTGATTTTCAATCTGCAGGTGATTATCGATTATATCGCGGCGAACTTCGGCCTCGGCGCCGGCGATATCATCTTCACCGGAACTCCCGCGGGCGTTGCGGCTGTGAAGCACGGCGATCGGCTGGAGCTCCTGTGGGGCAGCGAAAAATTCGGGGAATTTACAGTGAAAATGGAGGGGTAG
- a CDS encoding ABC transporter permease: MLFFTLVKKAYARNLQYRASHAINTFASIVFGLVYVCIWRGIGENQPLGAYGLQGIVHYVAFNQVCLFITTFLTNGLGLQQSVRTGQISLELMRPVHLFYQLMAKEWGQIGYQALYKSLPIYLVYAAMFSMPVPANPIRWLETLAALALAAYISICINYLIGVAALWTTESGWLHWTNISMSMVFSGYLIPVEWLPGPFRDISRFSPYPYIQYYPTKIFLGMEHADVLPGSLLWCAVFTALCLLFTAMVRSKVEVQGG, from the coding sequence ATGCTCTTCTTCACGCTTGTAAAAAAAGCGTACGCCCGCAATTTGCAGTACCGGGCTTCGCATGCGATCAACACGTTTGCCAGCATCGTGTTCGGCCTCGTCTACGTCTGCATTTGGAGAGGAATCGGTGAAAATCAGCCGCTCGGCGCCTATGGCCTGCAGGGAATCGTCCACTATGTGGCCTTTAACCAGGTATGTTTGTTTATAACGACGTTTTTGACAAACGGCCTCGGGCTGCAGCAGTCGGTGCGAACCGGGCAAATCTCGCTTGAGCTCATGCGGCCGGTCCATCTGTTTTATCAGCTGATGGCCAAGGAATGGGGCCAAATCGGGTACCAGGCGCTGTACAAATCGCTGCCTATTTATCTGGTTTACGCAGCTATGTTTTCGATGCCGGTGCCGGCAAACCCGATCCGCTGGTTGGAAACGCTTGCAGCGCTTGCTTTGGCCGCTTATATCTCCATTTGCATCAACTATTTGATCGGCGTCGCCGCTTTATGGACGACCGAATCGGGCTGGCTGCATTGGACCAACATTTCCATGTCGATGGTATTCTCCGGCTATCTGATTCCCGTCGAATGGCTGCCGGGTCCGTTCCGGGACATCAGCCGCTTCTCCCCGTATCCGTATATCCAATATTATCCGACCAAAATATTTTTGGGCATGGAGCATGCGGACGTGCTGCCAGGCTCGCTCCTCTGGTGCGCGGTCTTTACGGCGCTCTGCCTTCTCTTTACAGCCATGGTCCGCAGCAAAGTGGAGGTGCAGGGCGGATGA
- a CDS encoding HD domain-containing phosphohydrolase, with the protein MYEVDEFLTAKIKKDLEPEEMLKVIFDYAARIANERKLDNLLMLMADMGREMIVADRCTVWLLDRAKNELYSTVAHGVPPLRLPSHHGLVGHAVTTGQPIFIDDAYTNLEFKPVLENGAIKMDQQTGYRTKAILVIPFRNNEGEIMGAYQAINKMTDAELFSQKDLEYLTLAASYAGKSLESALLTYEIEETQKEIIFTMGEIGESRSKETGNHVKRVAEYSYILALGLGMSEDEAEMLRIASPMHDIGKVAIPDSVLKKPGKLDEEEFAVMKTHTTIGYSLLRNSSRRLLKMAAIVAYEHHEKWNGKGYPRGIAGEDIHIYGRITAIADVFDALGSDRVYKKAWELDRILNLFKEERGHHFDPKVVDVFMEQLPKILKVRDQYSDANLEELEKKDPLA; encoded by the coding sequence GTGTACGAAGTAGACGAGTTTCTTACCGCGAAGATCAAGAAAGATCTTGAGCCCGAAGAAATGCTGAAGGTGATTTTTGACTATGCCGCAAGGATAGCCAATGAGCGGAAGCTTGATAATTTGCTCATGCTGATGGCGGATATGGGACGCGAGATGATCGTGGCCGACCGCTGCACCGTATGGCTGCTGGACAGGGCGAAAAACGAGCTGTATTCCACCGTTGCCCATGGCGTGCCGCCGCTTCGTCTGCCGAGCCATCACGGGCTCGTCGGACATGCCGTGACGACAGGCCAGCCGATTTTTATCGACGACGCGTACACGAACCTGGAATTCAAGCCGGTGCTGGAGAACGGCGCGATTAAGATGGACCAGCAAACCGGCTACCGGACGAAGGCGATTCTCGTTATCCCTTTCCGCAACAACGAAGGCGAAATTATGGGCGCTTACCAGGCGATTAACAAAATGACGGACGCCGAGTTATTTTCGCAAAAAGATCTTGAATATTTGACCCTCGCCGCTTCGTATGCCGGAAAATCACTTGAATCGGCGCTGCTCACATACGAGATCGAAGAAACGCAAAAGGAAATTATTTTTACGATGGGCGAAATCGGCGAAAGCCGTTCGAAGGAAACCGGAAACCATGTCAAGCGGGTGGCGGAGTATTCGTATATTTTGGCGCTGGGCCTCGGGATGAGCGAAGATGAGGCGGAAATGCTGCGCATCGCTTCTCCGATGCACGATATCGGCAAAGTCGCTATCCCCGATTCCGTGCTGAAAAAACCGGGCAAGCTGGATGAGGAAGAATTCGCGGTCATGAAGACGCATACAACGATCGGCTACAGCCTGCTTCGCAATTCCAGCCGCCGCCTGCTGAAAATGGCCGCCATCGTCGCCTACGAGCATCACGAAAAATGGAACGGCAAAGGCTACCCGCGCGGCATCGCCGGCGAGGATATTCACATTTACGGCCGCATTACGGCGATTGCCGACGTCTTTGACGCGCTCGGCAGCGACCGGGTGTACAAGAAGGCGTGGGAGCTCGACCGCATATTAAACCTGTTCAAGGAGGAACGCGGCCACCATTTCGACCCGAAGGTTGTCGACGTTTTCATGGAGCAGCTCCCGAAAATATTAAAGGTTCGCGATCAATATTCGGACGCAAATTTGGAGGAGCTTGAGAAGAAGGATCCCCTCGCCTAA
- a CDS encoding ABC transporter substrate-binding protein — protein sequence MKLSNRRNLFITLAFTLAIGAAGCGGPEAGMKTKETEGPVNLKFAWWGNAQRKEQTLKVIELFQKKYPNIKIQPEDYSGTTALTTQLAMNVADQAIPDLIQMDYSFLNQYSDKKLIAPLDPFVKQGILNLNDVDPAYLDNGRRNDQLLGVTLGLNSPVYAYDPSIFEKAGVPVPKPEYTFDDLYNTARELKAKIKDKDFYPMTGFPDFAYYLRGKGVSYYNKEGTALGYDNDQYFAEFVSMQKKWKEEGLIGTDGSNGNGNNDLLIVQGKAALFHTSSNLVSGISQSAKRPIKILPDPAVPSGQEAKNLKASMLLAVSNFSDHKAEAAKFIDFFINDPETNDILLGERGVPISSKIRERLMGKIKETDKDQYQLVDYLKTHSKPIDPPAPGGSGVVNNLFKIYSEQVMSGMKTPESAAKEFRSEANKALNPLAQEDN from the coding sequence ATGAAATTAAGCAATCGACGAAATCTTTTCATCACCCTGGCTTTCACCTTGGCTATAGGAGCCGCAGGCTGCGGCGGCCCCGAGGCGGGAATGAAAACCAAAGAAACCGAAGGGCCGGTCAATTTAAAATTCGCCTGGTGGGGAAATGCCCAGCGTAAAGAGCAGACTTTAAAAGTGATCGAGCTTTTCCAAAAGAAATATCCGAACATCAAAATACAACCTGAAGATTATTCCGGAACCACTGCACTCACGACGCAATTGGCGATGAATGTCGCAGACCAGGCAATCCCCGATCTTATTCAGATGGATTACTCATTCCTTAACCAGTATAGCGACAAAAAACTGATTGCGCCGCTTGATCCCTTTGTGAAACAAGGAATATTGAACTTAAACGACGTCGATCCGGCTTACTTGGATAACGGACGGAGAAACGATCAACTCCTGGGCGTTACATTGGGATTGAACAGCCCTGTCTATGCTTACGACCCTTCCATATTTGAAAAAGCGGGAGTTCCCGTCCCCAAACCCGAATATACGTTCGACGATTTGTATAATACCGCGCGGGAATTAAAAGCAAAAATCAAAGACAAAGATTTTTATCCGATGACCGGTTTCCCTGATTTTGCCTATTATCTTCGCGGCAAAGGCGTCTCCTACTACAATAAGGAAGGCACCGCACTCGGCTACGACAACGACCAATATTTCGCGGAATTCGTATCCATGCAAAAAAAGTGGAAGGAAGAAGGATTGATTGGTACGGACGGTTCGAACGGCAACGGCAATAATGACCTGCTTATTGTCCAGGGGAAAGCCGCTCTGTTTCATACTTCCAGCAATCTGGTGAGCGGGATAAGCCAAAGCGCGAAGCGTCCGATCAAGATCTTACCGGATCCTGCCGTTCCATCCGGCCAAGAGGCCAAGAACCTTAAAGCATCGATGCTCCTGGCGGTTTCCAACTTTTCCGATCATAAGGCGGAAGCTGCGAAATTTATCGATTTCTTTATTAACGACCCGGAAACGAACGATATTTTGCTCGGCGAACGGGGAGTACCGATATCGTCCAAAATAAGGGAAAGACTGATGGGCAAGATCAAAGAGACCGATAAAGACCAGTACCAGCTGGTCGATTACTTAAAAACACATTCCAAACCGATCGATCCTCCCGCCCCCGGCGGCAGCGGCGTTGTGAACAATTTGTTTAAAATCTATTCGGAGCAAGTTATGAGCGGGATGAAAACGCCGGAGTCGGCTGCCAAAGAATTCCGTTCCGAAGCAAACAAAGCCTTGAATCCGCTCGCCCAGGAGGACAACTAA
- a CDS encoding CapA family protein, protein MESRSVRHGRRVKKKWNPFITIGILSVLILAAFSSLLYWLMNREDQKALTQPPEAASSPIAADKPGGLGAGSGANSSAGQDQPAGQQQSAQPAAQMPAASVDPAQQTKPAAETDKIRLAIVGDVMWASRVESLMKEKGFDFPYREVKPYLEAADITLANLETPVTAKGKPLKKDYVYRSSPEALPEFMKAGFDVVNLANNHILDYGKEGLVDTLDQLDKAGLKYTGAGRDIHEAYRPAILEVKGMKIAVLGFSRVAEDQSWYATVKQPGVAQTYTTTLALEAIKKAREDADLVVVMAHWGVERQDKPGKDQVNLAHQYIDGGADLVVASHPHVMQGFEQYNGKWIAYSLGNFIFTTNDVPATWETVILNAACTKQRECGMELIPVQTKWAQPVRMSEEDGAKLFNRLTKISINARVDENGKVAAR, encoded by the coding sequence ATGGAATCAAGATCGGTCCGACACGGTCGGCGCGTTAAGAAAAAATGGAACCCGTTCATCACCATAGGCATTTTGTCGGTGCTGATTTTGGCCGCATTCAGCTCCTTGCTTTATTGGCTGATGAACCGGGAAGATCAGAAGGCGCTCACGCAGCCGCCTGAAGCTGCGTCAAGCCCCATTGCAGCGGACAAGCCGGGTGGGTTGGGGGCCGGAAGCGGGGCCAATTCCTCCGCGGGTCAAGATCAGCCGGCTGGGCAGCAGCAGTCTGCGCAGCCTGCAGCGCAGATGCCGGCGGCATCCGTGGATCCCGCACAGCAGACAAAGCCGGCTGCGGAAACGGATAAGATCAGGCTCGCGATCGTCGGGGATGTGATGTGGGCGAGCAGGGTCGAGTCGCTCATGAAGGAGAAAGGGTTCGACTTCCCGTATCGCGAGGTGAAGCCGTACCTGGAGGCGGCGGATATTACGCTCGCCAATCTGGAAACGCCCGTCACGGCCAAAGGAAAGCCTTTAAAGAAGGATTACGTTTACCGTTCGTCGCCCGAAGCGCTTCCGGAATTTATGAAAGCCGGTTTCGACGTCGTCAATCTGGCGAACAATCACATTTTGGACTACGGCAAGGAAGGGCTTGTCGACACGCTCGATCAGCTCGACAAAGCGGGTCTCAAATACACGGGAGCGGGAAGAGATATTCACGAAGCGTACCGCCCTGCGATCCTGGAAGTCAAAGGCATGAAAATCGCGGTGCTCGGTTTCAGCCGGGTCGCGGAGGACCAAAGCTGGTACGCGACGGTCAAACAGCCGGGCGTTGCACAAACGTATACGACAACATTGGCCTTGGAAGCGATCAAGAAGGCGAGGGAAGACGCTGATCTTGTCGTCGTGATGGCGCATTGGGGCGTCGAACGGCAGGATAAGCCGGGCAAGGATCAGGTCAACCTGGCGCACCAGTATATCGACGGCGGAGCCGATCTTGTCGTCGCAAGCCATCCGCACGTCATGCAGGGCTTCGAGCAATATAACGGAAAATGGATCGCGTACAGCCTCGGCAATTTTATTTTTACGACCAACGACGTTCCCGCAACCTGGGAAACGGTCATATTAAACGCAGCCTGCACAAAACAGAGAGAATGCGGCATGGAGCTTATTCCGGTGCAGACCAAATGGGCGCAGCCCGTACGCATGTCCGAGGAGGACGGCGCGAAGCTGTTTAACCGTCTGACGAAAATCTCAATCAATGCGCGGGTGGATGAAAACGGCAAGGTCGCTGCGCGGTAA
- a CDS encoding ABC transporter permease, with product MNTIRMYAILVKASVRSRMQYKFNFWFSSLLAFVINTMEFLLVALLLYRFGSIKGWSLHEIGYLYAVITLSKAIYRTLANDVHHLEKYLVTGDLDQLLLRPVPILLALMSQNFRIMMGEYIQGGVVLVWAISVLMASGQLTWWVVPQTAAVILTGAVILFSIGFGTATCGFWLTRLSELQNLTEDAAHFSVKYPLELYPKWLQGILLTIVPVGVANYLPSLYVLRDEYGAWLLAGTAGFAIFFLWLMMKFWMFGLSRYQSTGS from the coding sequence ATGAACACCATACGCATGTATGCCATATTGGTCAAAGCCAGCGTACGCAGCCGCATGCAGTACAAGTTCAATTTCTGGTTCAGCTCGCTGCTTGCGTTCGTCATCAACACGATGGAATTTTTGCTGGTGGCGCTGCTGCTGTATCGGTTCGGCAGCATCAAAGGCTGGAGCCTGCACGAAATCGGCTATCTCTATGCGGTTATAACCTTGTCCAAAGCGATTTACCGGACGCTCGCCAACGACGTTCATCACCTGGAAAAATATTTGGTGACCGGCGATCTGGACCAGCTGCTGCTTCGTCCGGTGCCGATCCTGCTCGCGCTGATGTCGCAAAATTTCCGCATCATGATGGGCGAATACATTCAGGGAGGCGTTGTCCTCGTCTGGGCGATCTCGGTTTTGATGGCCTCCGGCCAGCTCACGTGGTGGGTGGTCCCGCAAACGGCGGCCGTAATCCTGACCGGCGCGGTTATTTTATTCTCCATCGGGTTCGGCACAGCCACGTGCGGCTTTTGGCTGACGAGGCTGAGCGAGCTGCAAAATCTGACGGAGGACGCCGCCCATTTTTCCGTCAAATATCCGCTTGAGCTGTACCCGAAGTGGCTGCAGGGCATTTTGCTCACGATCGTACCTGTCGGCGTCGCCAACTACCTGCCCTCTCTGTATGTGCTGAGGGACGAATACGGCGCTTGGCTGCTGGCGGGAACGGCAGGTTTCGCTATCTTTTTCCTATGGCTGATGATGAAATTTTGGATGTTTGGCTTAAGCCGTTATCAGAGCACCGGCAGTTGA
- a CDS encoding NUDIX domain-containing protein — MNYHIRIRACALIIENDAVLLIEFDENGIHYNLPAGGMEPGEAVRREAREEASVDVEVGPLAFVHERAPHLTQMDPGAPHQISLMFDCRLKPGSVPRLPDRPDPNQIGVKWVPLDRLHEVKLYPNIGSRIVEYARDRSRNLELIEHHTLQSY; from the coding sequence ATGAACTATCATATCCGTATCCGAGCGTGTGCGCTCATTATTGAAAACGATGCCGTACTGCTGATCGAATTTGACGAAAACGGCATTCATTACAATTTGCCCGCCGGCGGCATGGAACCGGGGGAGGCGGTCCGGCGCGAGGCGCGCGAGGAAGCTTCCGTTGACGTGGAAGTCGGCCCCCTCGCTTTCGTTCATGAACGCGCTCCGCATTTGACCCAAATGGATCCTGGCGCACCGCATCAGATCAGCCTGATGTTCGACTGCCGGCTGAAGCCGGGCTCCGTTCCGAGACTGCCGGATCGCCCGGATCCTAACCAGATCGGCGTCAAATGGGTGCCTTTGGATCGGCTGCACGAAGTGAAGCTGTACCCGAATATCGGCAGCCGCATCGTGGAATATGCCCGCGATCGCTCCCGAAACCTGGAGCTGATCGAGCATCATACGCTGCAAAGCTATTAA
- a CDS encoding DUF7667 family protein has product MLGAHWRLAELWTVQQYRPLTGSEQQEMSLCLQLNANFARKLAELHNWSYAASIIGDAEWQHEICREIEELESQLHISGSSQ; this is encoded by the coding sequence ATGTTAGGTGCCCATTGGAGATTAGCGGAGCTGTGGACCGTTCAGCAATACCGGCCCTTGACGGGCTCGGAACAGCAGGAAATGTCGCTTTGCCTGCAGCTGAACGCGAACTTTGCCAGGAAGCTTGCGGAGCTGCACAATTGGTCATATGCCGCGTCGATTATCGGCGATGCGGAGTGGCAGCACGAGATTTGCCGCGAGATCGAGGAATTGGAAAGCCAGCTTCACATATCCGGCAGTTCGCAATAG
- a CDS encoding methyl-accepting chemotaxis protein, translating into MKMTISRKLYGGFAAILILAVAIASANYYFIAKVNSGYAALVNERAAKVSLIKDLNTTIGDEQTSVNSYLLTGNETDFKNYAKAQAAYKQISSKLEQSITEPDQWQILQGLALLQGLYISSADQMIDAKKQNNMEKAIQTVTAQQPVIQKFNAASDKLVQIQEDLMKKEQQAIDNMVLSSKISSVVITVIALLLGIGIAYGISRAISKPIILLCTSAEKISSGDLSVKEIAVKNRDEIGDLAKAFNLMKNNLRRIIQEVGLSAQQVAASAEELTAGADQTSKVTEHVASVTEEVATGTERQVNSIQESLNSVQEMDADAQEIAFKAQNVSEHAQQTSQIAADGNAAVETAMNQMTSIRSTVREIAEVVRGLGERSEQIGEIIGFITDIANQTNLLSLNAAIEAARAGEAGKGFAVVASEVRKLAEQTSLSGQKIAEVVSGIQHEAAATVKAVMDGSKEVEAGMDAVSKAGEAFRHINEAIRGVTEQIQDVSSATESMTAETKMMVVTFETVMEIANLTAEGTQSVSASAEQQLATMQEITGAASSLTKMSEELLELIAKFKLA; encoded by the coding sequence ATGAAAATGACGATCAGCAGGAAGTTGTACGGCGGATTTGCGGCAATATTGATTCTTGCAGTAGCCATAGCTTCGGCTAACTATTACTTCATCGCCAAAGTGAACAGCGGTTATGCGGCCCTCGTGAACGAACGTGCGGCGAAAGTCAGCCTGATCAAAGATCTGAATACTACGATCGGCGATGAGCAGACCAGCGTGAACAGCTACTTGCTTACGGGGAATGAGACCGATTTTAAAAATTATGCCAAAGCCCAAGCAGCATATAAACAAATCAGCAGCAAGCTGGAGCAATCGATTACCGAACCCGACCAGTGGCAGATCCTGCAGGGGCTTGCTTTACTGCAAGGATTATACATAAGCTCTGCGGATCAAATGATCGATGCCAAGAAACAAAACAATATGGAGAAGGCCATCCAAACCGTAACGGCCCAGCAGCCCGTCATCCAAAAATTCAATGCAGCGTCAGATAAACTGGTACAAATCCAGGAAGACCTGATGAAAAAGGAACAACAGGCTATCGATAACATGGTGCTTTCCTCCAAAATATCGTCTGTTGTTATAACTGTCATCGCACTTTTACTCGGCATCGGAATTGCTTACGGAATCAGCCGGGCTATTTCCAAGCCGATCATACTGCTTTGCACATCCGCGGAAAAAATTTCATCCGGAGACCTGTCGGTCAAAGAAATCGCCGTTAAAAACCGCGACGAGATCGGCGATTTGGCCAAAGCTTTCAACCTGATGAAAAACAACCTGCGCCGGATTATTCAGGAGGTCGGACTGAGTGCGCAGCAGGTTGCGGCATCGGCGGAAGAACTTACAGCCGGAGCCGACCAAACGAGCAAAGTGACCGAACATGTGGCAAGTGTTACGGAGGAAGTCGCCACCGGTACGGAACGTCAGGTGAACAGCATTCAGGAAAGTCTGAACTCCGTTCAGGAAATGGATGCGGACGCCCAGGAAATCGCCTTCAAGGCCCAAAACGTATCCGAACACGCCCAGCAAACGTCCCAGATTGCGGCCGATGGAAATGCAGCGGTGGAAACCGCCATGAACCAAATGACCTCGATTCGCTCCACCGTACGCGAAATTGCTGAAGTAGTCCGCGGCCTCGGCGAACGTTCGGAGCAGATCGGTGAAATCATCGGGTTTATTACGGATATCGCCAATCAAACCAACCTGCTGTCGCTTAATGCCGCCATTGAAGCAGCAAGAGCAGGAGAAGCCGGAAAAGGCTTCGCGGTCGTTGCCTCGGAGGTGCGGAAGCTCGCGGAGCAAACCTCCTTATCCGGCCAAAAAATCGCCGAAGTCGTCAGCGGCATCCAGCATGAAGCGGCGGCCACCGTTAAAGCCGTCATGGACGGTTCCAAGGAAGTGGAAGCAGGCATGGATGCGGTGAGCAAGGCCGGGGAAGCTTTCCGTCATATCAATGAAGCGATTCGGGGAGTAACGGAACAAATTCAGGACGTCTCCTCCGCAACCGAATCGATGACGGCGGAAACGAAAATGATGGTCGTCACTTTTGAAACCGTCATGGAAATTGCCAATTTAACCGCTGAAGGGACGCAGAGCGTTTCGGCTTCCGCCGAACAGCAGCTGGCCACTATGCAGGAAATCACCGGTGCCGCGTCCTCTTTGACCAAGATGTCGGAGGAGCTGCTTGAATTGATAGCCAAGTTTAAGCTCGCCTAA
- a CDS encoding Dabb family protein: protein MYEHLVVFKLKENVTAQMEQELLDKLQSFKGRIPGIVQLSAGINVTEETENRHGFNLGLRVTFSDREALRQYSPHPLHQEFVRMLDGLLDSVVVVDYPFEL from the coding sequence ATGTACGAGCATTTGGTTGTTTTCAAGCTAAAGGAAAACGTGACGGCGCAGATGGAGCAGGAGCTCCTGGACAAGCTGCAATCGTTCAAGGGACGTATTCCGGGCATCGTCCAGCTCAGCGCGGGAATAAACGTGACGGAAGAGACGGAAAACCGGCACGGCTTTAACCTGGGGCTGCGGGTGACGTTCAGCGACCGGGAGGCGCTGCGCCAATATTCGCCCCATCCGCTGCATCAGGAATTCGTCCGCATGCTGGACGGTTTGCTGGACAGCGTCGTTGTCGTTGACTATCCATTTGAACTATGA